A portion of the Carya illinoinensis cultivar Pawnee chromosome 11, C.illinoinensisPawnee_v1, whole genome shotgun sequence genome contains these proteins:
- the LOC122280343 gene encoding dof zinc finger protein DOF5.6, with product MGLASLQVCMDSSDWLQGTIHDDSGMNSSSPSEDMLTCSRPLMERRLRPQHDQALKCPRCDSTHTKFCYYNNYSLSQPRYFCKTCRRYWTKGGTLRNIPVGGGCRKNKKVSAKKPNDQPMNQNHPGSSSSHNPTDLQLSFPEVQLSHLTHILGTHGTLGNPNFMDTKYHGMLENPRPIDFMESTKMENVAGNSRNYDFMGNGDLGMVGGLGDLSSTAHGLAPNFQGLCSPYGMPIDGNSTGTFMETCQRLMLPYDANDHHHHQDHTAIDVKPNTKLLSLDWQDQGCSDAGKDSFGYLNGLGLWTGMMNGYGTSSSNPLV from the exons ATGGGTCTTGCTTCCTTGCAAGTTTGCATGGATTCGTCTGACTGGTTACAG GGCACGATTCACGATGACTCTGGGATGAATTCGTCCTCGCCGTCCGAGGACATGCTCACATGCTCGAGACCCTTGATGGAGAGGCGGCTGAGGCCACAACACGACCAAGCTCTCAAGTGCCCAAGGTGTGACTCAACCCACACCAAATTCTGCTACTACAACAACTACAGCCTCTCTCAGCCAAGGTACTTCTGCAAGACCTGTAGAAGGTATTGGACTAAAGGAGGCACCCTCAGGAACATTCCTGTGGGTGgtggctgcagaaagaacaagAAGGTTTCTGCTAAAAAACCCAATGATCAACCGATGAACCAGAATCACCCAGGATCTTCATCCTCCCACAACCCTACCGATCTTCAACTTTCTTTCCCTGAGGTGCAACTTTCTCATCTTACCCATATCCTAGGCACGCATGGGACGCTCGGGAACCCAAATTTTATGGACACCAAATATCATGGGATGCTCGAGAACCCTAGGCCTATTGACTTTATGGAGAGTACTAAGATGGAAAATGTTGCTGGCAATTCTAGGAACTACGATTTTATGGGGAATGGTGACTTGGGTATGGTTGGTGGGCTTGGAGATTTGAGCAGTACTGCCCATGGTTTGGCACCAAATTTTCAAGGTCTTTGCTCTCCATATGGAATGCCCATTGATGGAAACAGTACTGGAACTTTCATGGAGACATGCCAGAGGTTAATGCTGCCATATGATgcaaatgatcatcatcatcatcaggaCCATACTGCAATAGATGTGAAGCCAAACACCAAGCTACTGTCCCTTGATTGGCAAGACCAAGGTTGTTCTGATGCTGGAAAGGACTCGTTTGGGTATCTCAATGGTCTAGGTTTGTGGACCGGCATGATGAATGGTTACGGAACATCTTCATCCAACCCATTAGTCTAA